Proteins found in one Magnolia sinica isolate HGM2019 chromosome 5, MsV1, whole genome shotgun sequence genomic segment:
- the LOC131246891 gene encoding F-box protein At5g50450-like, which yields MKNKKMRDKQVEEEIGSIRSTSATDFFNRAPDDLIVYILTKLSSTAGSPSDFISLLITCKRLNSLGQHPLVLSRASPESLAVKASNWSDSAHRFFKLCADAGNVEACFCLGMIRFYCMQSHSSGVSLIAKAAIHAHAPALYSLAVIQFNGSSCSKNDKDLGTGIALCARAASLGHVDAFRELGHCLQDGYGVRQNITEGHRLLMQANSVRSNSSSSSHLMGHPVNQFMVEWFRSRGQAEQRMCRHIGCGRPEMRQNEFRRCSGCGIAKYCSRACQAVDWKLQHKVQCALLEQWLHDGDVEDENDDDEIVVRS from the exons atgaagaataaaaagatgagGGACAAACAAGTTGAAGAAGAAATTGGCAGTATAAGGTCGACATCGGCAACAGATTTTTTTAACAGAGCGCCAGATGATCTCATCGTCTACATCCTCACAAAGCTCAGCTCCACTGCAGGATCGCCATCTGATTTCATAAGCTTACTCATTAC ATGCAAGAGACTCAACAGCTTAGGCCAGCATCCTCTGGTTCTATCGAGAGCCTCTCCAGAATCCTTGGCGGTGAAGGCGAGCAACTGGTCGGATTCTGCTCATCGCTTCTTCAAGCTCTGCGCTGATGCCGGGAATGTCGAAGCATGTTTTTGTCTAGGCATG ATCCGATTCTACTGCATGCAAAGCCACAGCAGTGGTGTGTCACTGATTGCTAAAGCAGCCATCCATGCGCATGCGCCCGCTCTCTACTCCTTGGCTGTGATTCAGTTCAACGGCAGCAGCTGCAGCAAGAATGACAAGGACCTTGGAACCGGCATTGCCCTCTGTGCTCGAGCCGCCTCCCTCGGACATGTGGACGCCTTCCGTGAGCTAGGCCACTGCCTCCAGGATGGCTATGGTGTCCGCCAAAACATCACTGAGGGGCACCGGTTGCTCATGCAAGCCAACTCTGTCCGCTCCAACTCATCTTCTTCATCGCATCTCATGGGTCACCCAGTGAATCAGTTCATGGTGGAGTGGTTCAGGTCAAGGGGACAAGCAGAGCAGAGGATGTGTAGGCACATAGGGTGCGGGAGGCCAGAGATGAGGCAGAATGAGTTCCGGCGTTGCTCGGGGTGCGGGATTGCCAAGTACTGCTCCCGCGCATGCCAAGCGGTTGACTGGAAGCTGCAACATAAAGTGCAGTGTGCACTCTTGGAACAATGGCTACATGATGGAGATGTTGAGGATGAGAATGACGATGATGAGATTGTGGTCAGGAGCTAA